One genomic window of Chloroflexota bacterium includes the following:
- a CDS encoding Txe/YoeB family addiction module toxin, with protein sequence LKYLPAGTWSRRLTQEHRIVYLVKEEQIHFLQARYHY encoded by the coding sequence CTGAAATACCTTCCTGCCGGGACATGGTCCCGTCGGTTGACGCAGGAACACCGCATCGTCTACCTGGTCAAAGAGGAGCAGATACACTTCCTCCAAGCGCGATATCA